The Centroberyx gerrardi isolate f3 chromosome 8, fCenGer3.hap1.cur.20231027, whole genome shotgun sequence genomic sequence aagtaGCTGGCTGACTATGTTAGTACATGACTAAATAGCCAACAGCTGGCACAGTTTTAGAACTGTGATAGATGCTGGGTGGAAATGCATAAAACATAGTGAGGAGACTGACTAAGCAAGTGAGTGTAACATTGAATCTCTCCCTCCAGACGTTGGGTGCTCCAGCAGATCCTGCGGCAGTGCTCTGCCTTGGGACGCAGCAGGAAACCGCAGGGAGACCCGGACCAGGTCGATGCAGAGAGGAGCCAGCAGCTCAGCGATCACCTGGCCAGGACGCTACACCAAGAGATGAAGGTGTGCTCCGACGCCGCCTGCCGCTACCCCAGCAACTACAATGCCTGGTCCCACCGCATTTGGGTGCTGCAGCACATGGCCAAAGGCAATGTCAAGGTAGGAGGATGGcccattaggtccttgttgaactgctaTGTCTGAAATACCGGTGGTAATAGCCTTTATAGGCCAGCTGATGGACCATAGTTACTGCTCCTGCTGCCACtatttttcaaagcagttgccTTGCAAGATTGCTTTTTCCGTTTCACATTTCTGCTCAAATtgaaattgcttgtggaagtgtTAGGCTAGCTAGTAGAGGATTCATTTTAAACTCCCTGTTTTACTGATAAGGTAAGTCACATCATTTCACATTAGATTGTTTGAGGTTagtttttgcatattgtttgtaaGTGGACTTAAAGGAATTCAGGGTTTTGGGGAGATTGTCCCCTTGATCAGCTTACccatcaaaatcatccatgtgttcccAATAGATCATTTGCTCTGATGCtccgtgctaacactttagcacataTTATGTTTAATGAGCGAGAGCGATTGTGGATCAGGACTGCTTCTTCACTGGATGCAGATGTGAACAGTGGTGTATCAGGCTGGCAGTTGGACTGATCTACCAGAGGAGACTCCACCTCAGAAACAGCTGGGTGCTTCTCCTTCTCTATCTGGTCGCTTAGAATGGTAGCTGTTCTGAATTTGGATCGATGATTGAGCACATGTCCGGCAGTCCTTTTGGTCTTTGGGTCACTGTGCTTCTCATTCAGGTGCTCCAGATCTCCACATCATTgtcttctctatctttctcctgAGGTGCCCAGATGCTAGTGTTGGAATAGAAGCAGCACTGGTTTGATATAGAAGACTGTGTCATACCCTGACAGTTCATGTCAACTCCTGGAGGGGCATTATGCTAGgctttctgtgcgtgtgtgtgtgtctctcctttcctctgctgacTCGGCTGAGCATTGTTCTAAACACCTCTTATTCaaagattttgttgttttggctaATGGCTAGATTGCAAAAAGCGAAATGTTATACTGAAAAATATTATACTGATGGAAAAAAGACCTCAGCATCGGCACTTGAAAAAGTCACATCGCCATTGACACAGCCTATTGTTGATGTCCGATGACATCATACATCAGCACAACCCTAGCAGGTATACCAGAATCTTTTATGCATTCAGAGggatttttattgaaatatgaAGAGAAACAAATCTACTGATTATAgattatacagtatactgttAATCTATATCTATGTTATCATGCTTCAAATTATTTAATGATATATATTATAGGCCATAACACCCCATTCCACACATTCCCTGTAGTGCACAGGGTGTAATTTGAGGAACAGATTCATAATGCTGCTGCTTTTGCCACCAGTGTAGTACAGTTTACAAGTGACAGTGCTGTGCTGCTTTTCTGACCTCTTTAAATCAAACCATTTCCATATTTTGGGGACTAAACATTTGTTTGCTGTCTGTCCcccttattcttttttttttattattattttttattgggtgagtaagggtctgaatacaatacattcaatcttcaacatgttacataatcatcatttcttcaaaataaaaaaaaaggaagacaaaTTTCATGATTTGACCCTGTTTGAGTTGCTCATCCACAAATATTATACAGTCACCTATGGTTGTCATCACAGGTAATATAGCatccccacccacacatacataccgtatacacacttatcacacatacacacacacacgcaaacacacacatacacacacacacacatacacccacgcaaacacacacacacacacacctacacacacacacacacacacacacacacacaacacgcaacaaaacaaaacaaaataaaaacaaaattttatgGATGCTGGGTGATTGTGATATTGCGGCTCCACTATCTACAGAGCTTCATAAATTGAGCTCCATATCTTGTGaaattgtttctctttgttgctgtcCTCCGACATTGTCCTTTCAATACTCaagtaatatttcattaatgttttccatttttgaagTGTAGgtgcttctttatttttccagttttgcaATATTAGCTTCTTATAAACTAATGATGAAAGAAGAATTTGCCATCCAGTTGGGTATCTTATTTTCCcaacattttgaaagagacaAATCATTGGTGAAAATGCTACTTTACAATTACAAGTTCTTGAAATCCATCTTTCAATGTTCTCCCAAgtctttctaattttctcacaaTACCAAAAGGCATGTATGAGGGAGTCACTCTGCGTGCCACATTTTAAACATCTATCAGAGGAGCTGGGGTCAAACTTATGAATTTTGTCTCTAGTATAGTATATTCTTGTCATTAATTTATACTGCATTAGACGTAAATTTTCATTAGTGGTAATTTTATATGTAAGTTGTAAACATtccttccatttcttttttgcatCTACCATACCAAGGtctttattccatttgttatatatattcTGTAGCAGTTCTTCATTGCCCTCAGCTTTGATAAGAATATTGTATACAGCACCTACTAATCGTCTCTTTTTATCCCTTTTATTTAGAATTTCCCCTATCTCAGTTGAAATTCTATTTCTGAGGTCAAAGTTATCTGTTATCCAGTTTTTCAATTGCAAATACTTAAAAAATTCTATGTCTTTtagtttatattttttctttagTTCCTGAAATGAGGGTACGGAGTTATGGTTTATAATATCCGATAATTTCTGAATTCCACAGTTTATCCACGTCTCCCAGTGTAGTTGAGCGTTTTGAATAGTTATTGATGGGTTATTCCAAATTTGTATATGTTTGGTGTCCCCCTTATTCTTGTTGCTTTGTTCCATCTTGTTGCTACTGCTAGCTAGCACATCTGTGACAAAACTTAAAGATGGGTGCGGTTTGGACATAAATAACAAATGTGCATTATGCAATAATGCAGTATTAACAATATAGCTTGACCTTGCAtggaaaaatattgaatatactGTCCCTATTCAATATATTGTCCAGCCCTAATGGTTTCTTGTCTTACAGTCTTTGGAGCATACTTTTACCCTCTTCCTTATGCCCTCTTGTAAATCTCTCAGATTGCACTAGAGCTTGATACAATTGGCAATTGGTTACTGATATGTTTTGCTGTAATAATATATAAGGAGAGAGTGGGCAGTTAGCAGCCCAgatgtccttttccccagcaGTGTCCTCCACCTACTCCTGGGGGATCTGAGGCACTCCCAGGCTAGCTTTTTAAttggagatgtagtccctccagctcctcctcccaggCCAGCTGGGAAATATAGTTCCACCAGCGTATCCTGGGTCTGCACCAGGGTCTCGTCCTAGTCAGTTGTGCACAGTACACTTCCAAAGGCATTCAAGGTGCTTCCTTACGTCCAGGTGCCTGAACCTCCTCAACTGGCTATTCTCAAGGTGGAGGAACAGTAGCTCAACTCTTGACATACTCCTGGAGATCCTCACCCTGTTAGACCAGTAGCATCGTACTAAATCTGACAGAGCCTCCCactgtgaaaatgaaagcgaAACCTAAAATTCCACAATCTGCTCCAAATGGGAATCTGTATGGGGAATCATTGTTGAACCCTGCATCTCCTGTGCACATTGATTCACCTCCAACATTCCTCttaatctctccctcttccattttctctcccttctttcctcatAGTTTTTCCATGATGAGTTGTCCTCTATGCGCCTATGGGTGTCCATGCATGTGTCCGACCACAGCGGCTTCCACTACCGCCAATTCCTGCTCAAGGAGCTGATTGCCGAGCTCTCCCAGGCCCCAGCTTCTACCACAACCACCACCAGTTCGCCCCAGCATCGACCCACCGCAGCCCCCAGCAACAATCCCCACCATCGAGCCCACCTCCAGGCCAACGGGGAGATGTCAGGAGCGGAGGGAGTCGGTGAGGAGGAAAGGCAGCCCGGCTTCGCCACGGTGCTCCATCTCTTCCACCAGGAGATGGAACTGTGCACGGACCTGATCCAGTCCTTCCCAGGCCACGAGACACTCTGGTGTCACAGGTAAGGCCACACAGGCTAGGATTAGAGAAGATACATTTGTTCTTGACTTTACAGAAAGTCAAGAACAAATGTATGAAAAAGATTTGTCTTATGTCCAGTGTTGAAAACAGCATTTACAGCCATATTGTTAAAACATAAATAGATGAAGTAGAAGCACAGTACAATACAACACAGTTAAAAGCTTTTAAGAATGTTTCAGTGCACCATTGCTTTGAAATGTTGTCATGTTCTACCCAATGGAATTGAACATGCATATTGCACAAGATTACATATCACATAGTAAACAGGAAATTATTTGTAGATTCTAAATGTTCTATATGGGCTACCAATAAACGGTATCTCTTTGGCCTTAAAGTGTCATGTCAAATCCATGTTGCACATCTCAGTCACACCACTGCAGTTAAACCTGCAGTGTGCCTGGTGTGACAGTAAGTGGCTGTCACACCAGTCAAAAGGCTTCACTTCAAGCTGGCTATTTTGTTTTGGTGCaaatattaatacatttttatcacTCACTTTGGGATAGCTGAGAACTACCAGTGCTGTATTTAAATATAGGTATTAGTTTGCTGCAGAGTATGCTTTGTTCTTAATGAGAGGAACAAGGCGAATAGCCAGAGAGACAAGATGCGGGGAGATGTGTGTCCTCCTGCTCTATCTTGTTTAGTCAGGTTAAATGGAGAGGTGTCatgatgagataagatgaaactttaatgattcccCCTGGGGAAAATGGGTAATGGTGTAGCTAATGGTGAAGTTCTGTCATCAGAAACTTAAACAGCCTCAGGATGACACCTGCTTTATTATATTCACCACCAcaatgtcacatcacatcagaaTTTGCCCTGAATGACTGCCTTGATTTGTTATTATGCCTTGTGTGAGTGTCCTTGCAGTCTGCATACAGTCCCCTTACATGACATGTATTCTTTTTAGGAATTGAGTAAATTAACATCCAATTAATTTACTCTTTTCAACACCGCCTCTGTAAGTAAATGGGATGAGATACTGGATGTACTTTTTCACCCCCTTCCAGGCGGCATGTCTTCTACTTGTGGCACCATTGGAGGAGGGAACACCAGCACCACCACTGCACCAGCAATGGAGGCACCGAGTCGGTCCACCTTAACAACACTGACCCAGGCCTGGCTAAGGCCGGTGGACGAGGCTGCGAGGGCAGGGGGGATAGCGTGAATGGACAGCTACGTGCTGGCGAGGCtatggaggtggagggggtgtCCCTGCCAGACCCCCGCGACACCAAGCGTCTGAAGAGGGGCGTCCTCTTGCCCTGCCCCCCCGCTCTGCCCTCTGAGCACAGCTTTGTAACCGGTGTACTGGATGGCTGCTGCAGCCCAGAGCAGAGGTGCTTCGCCCTGGCATATAAGAAATGGTTGGACACTGTCATTGGTCAGCAGCCTTGAAAGAGAGACAATTAgccccatcctctctcccttctcaacATGGAAGTTGCCTTTAGACACAGACTTAGGATCAGCTTACCCTTCCCTTAGTGCTAACCTTAACTAATAGTATGTCAAAAAGCAGCGATGACCTTAGAAAAGGGTCTCAGGGCAACTTAGTCTTTTCCCTATCCTCTTGACAGTGACTTGAGAGGATGGGGTCTTAGATCAAGGCAGTTGTGGCGCCACCCAGTCTGTTCTTCCTGGAAACATCTGGATTCTCTGGCAGAGCTTTGTCTGAGCCGATACCCCTTCAGAATGGAAATCTGCATACACCTAAGAGTATTGGCTTGCCTATGTGTCTGTTGTTAGATTCTGTCTTATTTCAGGTATCAAAATGCCTCAGGTCTCTTACAGTGTAAAGGACAACTATCCACATATACCAAGTCAaatctccattttttttttggtttactgGTTTGGCATTCAGCTGCACCTGCTTCTTCCAATTTCTTCCATTATATTTTAGCAAAAAAACGAAATGAAGCTGCCACTTGTTACAGGACAAATGTATATTCATATTAGTGTTGGCAGAggtgagagcagagcagaagtaTTTATGTGAATCTAATTCAATTGAAATCACACTCTTATTAAAGCTAATATGAAGCGAAAATGCTAAATTAAAATTTCAACCGCATAATTATGAAATGGAGTAATActgttttgctctgtttttcaTCAATTAAAgaccattttaacatgtctgacaaaaagaaaatcaaaattgCAAGGTCTTTTGACAGCTGCTCCGCAATCTGTGTGCATCCCCCACGTTCATCTGACCTCAACTGAAGGTGTTTTCAAGCACAACCAGATTTCTGCTTACCTTTGAGTCAAGTTTGAGGTTCTTTAGATTTCCATTCTGAAGGGGGTAACACTTATTAACTTTGTACTTTTTTCTCTTAATCTTTTCCTCAGTTGCAGCTGCTGTTTGATTTTACCCTCTAGTTTTACTGTTGAATATAGTCCACAATATGTCCTATGTAGCTAATTGCTAAGTTACAGTAGCTTGCAAAAGAAAGCCAAAAAAGCTAGTCGCTAGCTAAATAAAGGTTGTGCTTGCTAGCTGAAAAGCTAGTCATAGCTAAGTTGCGAGTCTAACTTCCTGCCAACCTGAAGCACTAAATCCAGAACCACAGAAAATGGAGTTTTACCAGTTTAGTGGTACTGATGTTTGACTTTGAAGGATAGAGTGCTAGGGAAGTAAATTCCCCCTACATTCACTGGTGCTACATGCTGACGTTACTCTAACTATTACAACTGTTAAAGGTGTGTAGTTGgcaacaggtaaaaaaaaaactaaacagcACTTTGGACTATTTTCAGACAATAATCATTGTTTCGTGGGGTAATCATTGATAAACATCAATATCACAACTATTTTTTAAATACACTGCTATTTTGCACCTAGCTAGTTAACAATAGGCCTAGCTACCTTTTCTGTCAACACCTTGTTTAAAATAGACTTTTGATCAAAACAGTCGAAATCTGAGTCTACAGTATCTTTGTGTTTAGAAATAACTTGTAGCACTCCTGTAAAAGTTCCAACATACATGTCAATGTCTGCACAATTCATTTCTGTGATAACATGGAAGCAGGTGGAAATGGTACTTCCTCTCACTACATTGTCTCAGCTCAGCCATATTAGTAAGGGAAGAATGGAAGTcttaaatttgtttttggtCACAAATTTTAAGTCACCCTATATGCCTGATCCATAGGAAATTAAAACAGGGTCTGTTAAAATGCTGATTATTCAAGGCCAAGATGTTTGAGTATCTCATCAAGTCTGTATGGTATGAAGATTCACTATATTCCAAAACTGTATTTGCAGAGTCATGTATGTTAAAACATATCCAACCAATACTTATCTATGAGTCACTGGGTCCACATGTCAATAAGATTGAAGAACAAGGCAAATGCCATCTTGTCCAAATTGCAACCAAAATTGCACAAACCACCAAGAACATCATCTCCATCTTGTGTTGATAACTAATCAATTGATCAAGTCTAAGTGCATATATGTACATCCCCTAAAAGGAATATTCACCTTTTAAATGCCCTTCTATCTGGTTGACATGAACCATTTCTCACAGTGGACGAAATAGTTGAACGTGTAGTCCAGTGATTGCGGTGCTGAAGCAAGAATCAGCCGATGTCTTGGATGCTGTCTGCTATTGTGTGATATTGtttctgttcaattctgttaaGATGTTGTGTTGTACCTATTGTATTTAGTGGTCGACAACATGGATTATGTCAGTTGGTGTTTTAAGACTAGGGATTTGATGGTGGTGAATGCCAGACACCCTTTCTACACCCTAATCACCTAATTTAATCACTGAGTCACACTTAGGactcctccccccccacccgaaatctttctctctcgctctcatacATTGTGCTGTTCATCTATGATGTGAGCAACATTTCAGTCTTCCTGACCACAGAGGCAATGGAGAACCTGGAGGAGGAAGCGGTTATCTTAAAGTCATTGATCAGGGTCAGCTTTTGTCAGCCTTTAATAACTGACTGTGCATtcactgtgagcaacttggtcgatgggtcgctctattctgactgattgtgggcggggccagattATCTTTGTCGtagtctgcagctacaaagttttgaacaggcaaatcgtgtatttttttgctgctttggtattgccgttcataatgttacattgttttgatgagtcaGCATAGCTAGCTGCCAAACGATAATTAGGTagaattaatcaaaaataaatgggaaaaacccaacgatggatgcagctgttctccaagcattggttttgagacattaattcctgtagtctttcaaataaaagtctGACTGGCTTATTGAGCAACCAGCTAATTGGCTGTATAGGAAATGAATAGACTTCCGAtgacttgttgattgtgttgctcggagtgtgaatgcatggtaaatttgGAGgtcagatgtaaaaaaaaaaaaagaaatacttgAAGGGTTACTGAGCACAGGCATGAAAATTCTCAAACTGGCCGACTAACTCGATGTTACAGAACTGAATAATCAACCCAAACTCAactgttggtgtgtgaagaTGGTGTAAAGGTTGCTAGAGCAAAAACAGTCTGCAGCTGTATGTTTCCGGTATCCTAAGCCTTATTGGACAGAGACTGCACCTATAACTACACAAGCATATGTACAGCCACTGTGAACAGAGCCCAAAGTAGCCtaagacagtggttctcaacctggggggtCAGGAATTCTGGGGGGTTGCAAAATGGTTTATGGggtaaggaaaaaaaacattatacctatatatatatatatatatatatatatatatatatatatatatatatatatatgtatatatgtatatatacctataaatcttattttttctcaaattttagTTTCTTGTGAATGAAACaagctgaaaagggaaaatcatatTTCAATATTTGTTTGAACTATTAACCACTCTGCTTATGTACGGGGAATCACGCTTCATTTTAAGGActcacgagccaaaaaggttgagaaccactggcctaagACATCACAGATGTGTGCCCACTGCTACACAAACTAGTGACTAAGTGTGTCTTACTGTTTTGTGCTTTGTGTCTTAGTCTGTTTATCTTGAGACAAATTCTTAACCTCACAAGCCACGAACAAATTGTGAATGGAGCTCACTTGATTATCCAGTTTGAGGTCAGCTGCTCGAAAGAAGTCAAGGGCCGTTTGAAAGCAGCCAGGTACACAAACCAGAGGACAAGGCCATTCAGGGCATTCAAATGTAGCCTTATTTTATTACTGCATTTGAATACTTACTGATGGTTGTTAGTCTGGTCTGTAAGAAAGgcctcattttttttcatgtttatttccaGTTTTACATGTGCTTCCATGTAATCCTTACCACATTGTCCTCAGCTTCTCTTAGGGAAATTACAATGTAAGAATTAGGTAAGAGGCTTTATCACCTCAAACCACTGTGTCCTCGTCATAGGTTTTCTTAACTTTTGAAGTGAAATTTGTTCTTTTGAGCCATTTATCTTCCCTTAGTTTTGTTGGGTATCATGAATGGGTGCAAACATATCACAAATCGTATTGTGTGGGGGGTATTTTAACACATACTTACAGACCATACAGACCTAGAACACAAACTTTGAATACAAGAATTATACATCTATGCAGAAATGTTCTTTTTACAAAGGTTCAATGAGCTTTTAAAGAATAATGtagcttctgttttttttcccccttctttcTAATTTATTGTTCAATTGACTTCAGTGGAGGGTGTGCCCTTTATTAATAATCCCTAGCATCTCATcaattttctatttatttatagaGTAATACTATTTTATCTTCACTTTCAGTGTTTTGTCATCTGCTTACCAAGAAAATAAAGCTCATCTAGGATAAAGATTGTTTTTTACttgctgttcattttcccaagTCCTATATTGTGTATGTGGAATTACTGGATCAGTTTTGATATTGTCGCACATCAGAGTATTATTtccaattgtaaaaaaaatatcacagtCGTGCACATATACAAAAAGCCTTTCACCAGCATGTAAGGAATTGAAGTTAGTGCTGGCAAATGAGCTTTTAAGTCTTGAGTTTCCCTCCAAACAAAAGGGATACTAATTTTCCATCCCATACTGACAAGGATGTAGTTGCGATGTTTTGGGCGAAAAATATCATATTACAATCTTTTCAGGCAGTATCACAATCCCCAATATGGATCACGATTTCCAGGTGTTGTTCATATCCACAGATTTGTCTGGTAATGTCATTTGAAAAATTTTAAGTACAAGAAAAATGTGGGAATGCCTGAGGTTTTTTGCCTGAGGTTTCAACAGTTTAGTTACTTTaacattttgttaattttaGGGCAGGTATCACACTGAAGTATTTTGACACTCACCTAaactttggataaaaaaaaacaaaaatactggCAATACTCTTGCATGTTTAGTCTTCAGATGATAAAACAGGTTGCTGGTGACAGTTACACTATGGAGCTTTCAGATGATAGTTTTCTGCTCTCTGGCATGGAGGGAGCAAAGTGTGTCTTCCATAAGGTAAGAacgtttctcccttttttctttttataacaTCATGATAACACTATACATATATGCTCACGTCATTTTCGCTGACATTTTGAATGACGCTTCACTGAGGATACGATTTGTTTGGTTTGATCAGGGTTGACGATGCATAACCGGATTAGTCCACTTCTCTGTACGTTGCCGAGTGAGACGCATTTAGGTAGGTAATTCCATGTACCAAAAATGCAATTCTGTAAATGATCAACATCCAGCTAATTCTAGTCTATGCCAATTAGTTTGTTTACCAACAGAGTTTGTAAAACGGAGTGTGAGTCAGCCTGGGCAACGTGAGAAAGTTGAGTTGTGAAAGCATTTTGGAAGCAGTCccacttaataataataataaactttatttatatagcacttttcttaacaatgttacaaagtgcttcacaaaaggataaaatacaataaaacaataataatacaatataagtgagtaaaatgaaataaaaaaaaataataataaaattcacACAGATAAAAGCTTTTC encodes the following:
- the ptar1 gene encoding protein prenyltransferase alpha subunit repeat-containing protein 1 codes for the protein MAESEEEVDVLVQRVVKDITNAFKRNPNIDEIGLIPCPEARYNRSPIVLVENKLGVESWCVKFLLPYVHNKLLLYRQRKHWLDREALVDITCTLLLLNPDFTTAWNVRKELLQCGVLNPEKDLYLGKLALTKFPKSPETWIHRRWVLQQILRQCSALGRSRKPQGDPDQVDAERSQQLSDHLARTLHQEMKVCSDAACRYPSNYNAWSHRIWVLQHMAKGNVKFFHDELSSMRLWVSMHVSDHSGFHYRQFLLKELIAELSQAPASTTTTTSSPQHRPTAAPSNNPHHRAHLQANGEMSGAEGVGEEERQPGFATVLHLFHQEMELCTDLIQSFPGHETLWCHRRHVFYLWHHWRREHQHHHCTSNGGTESVHLNNTDPGLAKAGGRGCEGRGDSVNGQLRAGEAMEVEGVSLPDPRDTKRLKRGVLLPCPPALPSEHSFVTGVLDGCCSPEQRCFALAYKKWLDTVIGQQP